Proteins encoded within one genomic window of Candidatus Syntrophocurvum alkaliphilum:
- the pepF gene encoding oligoendopeptidase F, whose protein sequence is MSKAKTRKEIDEKYKWDIEDIYVNENLWEEDFNQVKELAQQIQSYKNTLKNSAEQLLEVLRLSDEIDRKTSKLFLYAKMRRDEDNTNDKYKTLFDRAEGLTVLAKSASAFIVPEILSISDEQLQKFLNDNDDLKIYSHFIDTITRQKEHILSPEEEKLMAMVAEIATSSSNIFTMLNNADIKFPVIKDEEGNDVELTKGNFGRFMESSDRRVRKDAFKALYSSYNKLFNTLGTTLSSSVKTNIFYSKARKYNSALEASLDQDNVTVDVYENLIKTVHNNLHHLHRYMNLRKKVLEVDELHIYDLYTPLVKEYKVKIPYEKAKEIVLAGLQPLGDDYLNILKQGLDSGWIDVYENVGKTSGAYSWGSYDTHPYILLNYDDKLNDVFTLAHELGHSLHSYYSNRNQPFVNSQYTIFVAEVASTVNELLLSDYMLKNSTDIKEKMNLINHYLEQFRGTVFRQTMFAEFEKLMHERAEKGEAITSELLSNIYNELNKFYFGPDVVIDDEVRIEWSRIPHFYSAFYVYKYATGFSAASAIKQKIIEGEPNILRDYINFLKAGGSDYPLNLLKNTGVDLTTPEPIELALEQFGNLVEELDEMFIKVDSAAKSNYKQA, encoded by the coding sequence TTGAGTAAAGCTAAGACAAGAAAAGAAATTGATGAAAAATATAAATGGGATATAGAGGATATTTATGTTAATGAAAATTTATGGGAAGAAGATTTCAATCAAGTTAAAGAATTAGCTCAACAAATACAAAGTTATAAAAATACTTTAAAGAATTCGGCAGAGCAATTGCTAGAAGTTTTAAGGTTATCAGATGAAATTGACCGGAAAACAAGTAAGCTTTTTCTTTATGCTAAAATGCGACGAGATGAGGATAATACCAATGATAAATACAAGACGTTATTTGATAGAGCAGAAGGTTTAACTGTTTTAGCCAAAAGTGCATCAGCATTTATAGTGCCTGAGATTTTAAGTATTTCTGATGAACAGTTGCAAAAATTCTTAAATGATAATGATGATTTAAAAATATATAGTCATTTTATTGATACTATAACAAGACAAAAAGAACATATTTTATCTCCCGAAGAAGAAAAACTAATGGCTATGGTTGCAGAAATTGCCACATCTTCATCTAACATTTTTACTATGTTAAATAATGCTGATATTAAATTCCCGGTAATAAAAGATGAAGAGGGAAATGATGTTGAACTAACCAAAGGAAACTTTGGTCGTTTTATGGAGAGTAGTGATCGTAGGGTAAGGAAAGATGCTTTTAAAGCATTATATAGTAGTTATAATAAATTATTTAACACCCTAGGAACTACTTTAAGTAGTAGTGTAAAAACAAATATTTTTTATTCCAAAGCTAGAAAATATAATTCAGCATTAGAAGCATCCCTTGACCAAGATAATGTTACAGTTGATGTTTATGAAAATCTAATAAAAACAGTTCACAACAATTTACACCATTTGCATCGATATATGAATCTTAGAAAAAAAGTATTAGAAGTAGATGAGCTACATATTTATGATCTCTATACACCTTTAGTTAAAGAATATAAAGTAAAGATACCCTATGAGAAAGCTAAAGAAATAGTATTAGCTGGACTACAACCACTTGGAGATGACTACTTAAATATATTAAAACAAGGATTAGATTCTGGGTGGATTGATGTTTATGAAAATGTAGGCAAAACCAGTGGTGCATATTCGTGGGGTTCATATGACACCCATCCTTATATTCTTCTAAATTATGATGATAAATTAAATGATGTTTTTACTTTAGCTCATGAACTAGGACATTCACTGCATAGTTATTATTCAAATAGAAATCAACCTTTTGTTAATAGCCAATATACGATATTTGTTGCAGAAGTTGCTTCTACTGTTAATGAGCTATTATTAAGCGACTATATGCTGAAAAATAGTACAGATATTAAAGAAAAAATGAATCTAATTAATCATTATTTAGAGCAGTTTAGAGGGACTGTTTTTAGACAGACTATGTTTGCTGAATTTGAAAAGCTTATGCATGAAAGGGCGGAAAAAGGTGAAGCGATTACATCAGAGCTTTTAAGTAACATTTACAATGAACTGAATAAATTTTATTTTGGGCCTGATGTGGTAATAGATGATGAGGTAAGAATTGAATGGTCAAGAATACCACATTTTTATTCAGCTTTTTATGTGTATAAATATGCAACAGGTTTTTCTGCTGCTAGTGCTATAAAACAAAAGATAATTGAAGGTGAACCTAATATTTTAAGAGATTATATTAACTTCTTGAAAGCAGGAGGCTCTGATTATCCTTTGAACCTTTTGAAAAACACCGGAGTAGACTTAACTACACCCGAACCTATTGAGCTTGCTTTAGAGCAATTTGGAAATTTGGTTGAGGAATTAGATGAAATGTTTATCAAAGTTGATTCTGCTGCAAAAAGTAACTACAAACAAGCTTAA
- a CDS encoding phosphomannomutase/phosphoglucomutase — protein sequence MRKIAKAFTSYAKKHGQNTILLGMDNRFSSPHVKNLICDEIINLGSDVIDLGLVVTPIFYFASKHLNIEAGIMITASHNPSEYNGFKMLLGDGTIHGDQIQELRNMVENEIFISSTTKGTYKEHDISPAYFEMIKNKISLGPNIPKIVVDCGNGAASFFAPEVYRSLGCEVVELYCKSDPSFPNHHPDPVKPENMTDLIDTVQKHNADIGIGIDGDGDRIGVVDAEGNLIWGDMLMILFWRDILPRYPGSKAIVEVKCSQSLIDEIERLGGEPIIFKTGHSLIKAKMKEIDAIFTGEMSGHMFFADEYYGFDDALYAGARLISLLSYSDQTITQMLSDVPKYFSTPEIRVKSTDEEKFEIVDKVLKHFKNKYEIIDVDGARILFPEGWGLVRASNTGPELIVRCEGKTPEALESIKEELFSLLDNLLKVPMTASK from the coding sequence ATACGTAAAATTGCTAAAGCTTTTACTTCATATGCCAAAAAACATGGACAAAACACTATATTATTAGGAATGGATAATCGTTTCTCATCTCCTCACGTAAAAAATTTAATTTGTGATGAAATAATAAATTTGGGTTCTGATGTTATAGATTTAGGACTTGTAGTTACACCTATATTTTATTTTGCTTCCAAACACCTTAATATTGAAGCGGGAATTATGATTACAGCTAGCCATAATCCTTCTGAATATAATGGATTTAAAATGCTACTTGGAGATGGAACTATACACGGCGACCAAATTCAAGAACTTAGAAATATGGTTGAAAATGAGATTTTCATTTCATCAACTACAAAAGGAACATATAAAGAACATGATATTAGTCCTGCATACTTTGAAATGATAAAAAACAAAATTAGCTTAGGCCCGAATATTCCAAAAATAGTCGTCGATTGTGGTAATGGAGCTGCTTCTTTTTTTGCACCAGAAGTATATCGAAGTCTAGGTTGTGAAGTTGTAGAACTATATTGTAAGTCAGATCCCTCATTCCCTAATCATCATCCTGATCCAGTTAAACCAGAAAATATGACTGACTTAATAGATACTGTACAAAAGCATAATGCTGATATAGGAATAGGTATTGATGGTGACGGAGATAGAATAGGGGTTGTTGATGCAGAAGGCAACCTAATCTGGGGTGATATGTTAATGATTTTATTCTGGCGTGATATCTTACCTCGTTACCCTGGGTCAAAAGCAATTGTAGAAGTAAAATGTTCTCAAAGTCTAATCGATGAAATTGAAAGATTAGGGGGAGAGCCAATAATATTTAAAACTGGCCACTCGTTAATTAAAGCAAAAATGAAGGAAATTGATGCAATATTCACAGGTGAAATGTCTGGACATATGTTTTTTGCTGATGAATATTATGGTTTTGATGATGCTTTATATGCCGGTGCTCGTTTAATTTCTTTACTTTCTTATAGTGATCAAACAATAACTCAGATGCTGTCTGATGTTCCTAAATATTTTTCAACCCCTGAAATTAGAGTAAAAAGTACTGATGAAGAAAAATTTGAAATAGTAGATAAAGTATTAAAACATTTTAAAAATAAATACGAAATTATTGATGTAGATGGAGCTAGAATACTTTTCCCTGAAGGATGGGGATTAGTAAGAGCTTCAAATACTGGACCAGAACTTATTGTTAGATGCGAAGGCAAAACACCAGAAGCACTAGAAAGTATTAAGGAAGAACTTTTTTCATTATTAGATAATTTGCTAAAAGTACCTATGACTGCTAGTAAATAG
- a CDS encoding NUDIX hydrolase: MTGFVFCPFCNDPLNKGIIDNYERNYCSSCSYVHYIYPIPATAAIGQLENKILLIKRGMEPGKGVWTFPSGFMEAGETPEESCLRELFEETGMEGESLKLINAYHEYSQMYGDLLLLVYHVILKPGIPYPGDDADETELVPIDDITDLKFRCFNLAFKELKKPNNI; encoded by the coding sequence GTGACAGGCTTTGTTTTTTGCCCTTTTTGTAATGATCCTTTAAATAAAGGTATTATAGATAACTACGAGCGTAATTATTGCTCTAGTTGTTCATATGTTCATTATATATATCCAATACCTGCAACTGCAGCTATTGGACAGCTAGAAAATAAAATTTTACTCATAAAGCGTGGAATGGAGCCCGGAAAGGGCGTATGGACATTTCCTTCGGGATTTATGGAAGCTGGGGAAACACCCGAAGAAAGTTGCCTACGCGAGTTGTTTGAGGAAACAGGTATGGAAGGAGAAAGCCTTAAACTAATAAATGCTTATCATGAATACTCCCAAATGTACGGTGATCTCCTTCTTTTAGTCTACCATGTTATTTTAAAGCCCGGCATTCCTTATCCAGGCGATGATGCTGATGAAACTGAATTAGTTCCTATCGATGATATAACTGATTTAAAATTTAGGTGCTTTAATT
- a CDS encoding glycosidase: MTHSNIESIFDDKIREISPQVDQYSDYDIVIGIPFCDEKENLAKLLNSIDEVLQSWIGTRQLIVGVGDGRCGEETLNIVKDLKLRHPHIAFNMPAEASGRGMSIKAILNIAKKIEADVLLFDANMVSETGTGIDYLWLDSLLSPIQGQYDLVIGSRRRHMAVDSITHMFAAPILEAFYGSKVTDPLGGIYAITHDFVEELASETKFWTDKIMGYGIDFWLITRAVCLNKSICEVNLGGSINPYDLEKRNQKFSEIALTVFEGIKRDSAIWLQDRLIVKVADILAKSDIEKPDIVHYSIDDLLTSFRSGCEKHSRLLNEYLPLKHRLELDRIKKFPNEGFYLSDELWISCIYNLALAYTYHSESHENITEALTAVYNGRVASYALEMTSINDVINKFSHEEKDEFLVNKMETINKRLTNKFWSMKGHFSEAWLTKKEQTKPPLVPLAYMEYVPNKPVVIPKQIVGKDKRIVHTDGIFKVLRQRYENRFNQFLTEGLHLPFDSKPAQIIDSMESFMANIEESLDSLLPGDLYTEEGLEQFVNNLLELVPHEKMFTIKSDILREMLMRFPPINLMIPMGYYSPNDLIENMNPRDAVTYANLVESWTYSDRDLLWLVDNLKPESFEEVEIKPIILKDDLRFGVLSYTKISNLNRITARIAIKPLDGDKGGKYPKLRYFLNILRRLIVAENYSELFRLTVRERKNIGQKVRNSLLSLQKGDDFSAHNVFENYNHRILVDRLRAVADKLDKNNNREQAQLFRLMADGYGVSQLLENEKFLTCTAWSWASYSFKGGLKIPTPATTSVEARWFNHEFLEALYQELGYDLDEIIHTVWRLIQAGKSNTNLLDTLLPARPKDVTVVIQETTSEPSRTLKRYEGNPMLEVIPEHSWECKYVLNPGALRIKDKVYLLYRAVGDDDISYIGLAITDGYKVLERLPYPVLSPETPEESMGCEDPRLVIVEDDIYMLYTAYDGTIAQIAAASIKVKDFEAGYYDKWERKGLAFKNIWDKNAIIFPERVNGSKYAIYHRIDPSIWVTYMDEVKFPCTEKHAIIIGPRPGRMWDSLKIGAGAQPIKTKYGWLLVYHGVDHNYVYRLGVLLTDINDPEKILYRSPNPILEPEEDYEIGLSGAWVPNVVYTCGAVPGTDKEILEDDDLVLVYYGAADTSIGVATGTVADMIPEKFRIPQI, from the coding sequence GTGACCCATTCAAATATTGAATCTATATTTGATGACAAAATAAGAGAGATTAGTCCACAAGTAGACCAATACAGTGATTATGATATTGTAATTGGCATCCCTTTTTGTGATGAAAAAGAAAACTTAGCTAAACTTTTAAATTCTATTGATGAAGTATTACAATCTTGGATTGGTACAAGGCAATTGATTGTTGGAGTTGGGGATGGAAGATGTGGGGAGGAAACCTTAAATATCGTAAAAGATTTAAAGTTAAGGCATCCACACATTGCATTTAATATGCCTGCAGAAGCATCGGGTAGAGGTATGAGTATTAAAGCTATACTTAATATAGCTAAAAAAATAGAAGCAGATGTTTTGCTTTTTGATGCTAATATGGTTAGTGAAACAGGAACGGGGATTGATTACTTATGGTTAGATAGCCTATTAAGTCCTATTCAAGGTCAGTATGATTTAGTAATAGGTAGTAGAAGGCGTCATATGGCAGTTGATAGTATAACGCATATGTTTGCTGCTCCTATACTGGAAGCTTTTTATGGAAGCAAGGTTACTGATCCATTAGGTGGAATTTATGCTATTACTCATGATTTTGTCGAAGAGCTTGCTAGTGAAACAAAGTTTTGGACAGATAAGATTATGGGATATGGAATTGATTTTTGGCTTATTACACGAGCTGTATGCTTAAACAAATCTATCTGTGAAGTGAATTTGGGGGGCTCTATAAATCCTTATGACTTAGAAAAAAGAAATCAAAAATTTTCAGAAATTGCTCTAACTGTTTTTGAAGGAATTAAACGCGATAGTGCAATATGGCTTCAGGATAGATTGATAGTTAAAGTAGCGGATATATTAGCAAAAAGTGATATAGAAAAACCGGATATAGTTCATTATTCTATAGATGATTTACTGACAAGCTTTAGATCTGGCTGTGAAAAACATAGCAGGTTATTAAACGAATATCTTCCTCTAAAACATCGATTAGAGTTAGACCGTATAAAAAAATTTCCTAATGAAGGCTTTTATCTTAGTGATGAGCTATGGATATCTTGTATTTACAATTTAGCTTTGGCTTATACTTATCATTCCGAGTCACATGAAAATATAACCGAAGCACTTACTGCAGTTTATAATGGAAGAGTAGCTAGCTATGCATTAGAAATGACGTCTATAAATGATGTTATAAATAAATTTTCTCATGAAGAAAAAGATGAATTCTTAGTAAATAAAATGGAAACTATTAATAAGCGTTTAACAAATAAGTTTTGGAGTATGAAAGGTCATTTTAGTGAGGCTTGGCTAACCAAAAAAGAACAAACTAAACCACCACTAGTACCATTAGCTTATATGGAATATGTGCCTAACAAGCCAGTAGTAATTCCTAAGCAAATTGTGGGTAAGGATAAAAGAATAGTTCATACAGATGGAATATTTAAAGTGCTACGTCAACGTTATGAAAATAGATTTAATCAATTTTTAACTGAAGGGTTACATCTCCCATTTGACTCTAAGCCTGCACAGATAATAGATTCTATGGAAAGTTTTATGGCAAATATTGAAGAATCTTTAGATAGTCTACTTCCTGGAGACTTGTATACAGAAGAAGGTTTAGAGCAATTTGTAAATAATTTGTTAGAATTAGTTCCACATGAAAAAATGTTTACTATAAAATCAGATATTTTACGTGAAATGCTAATGAGATTTCCACCAATTAATTTAATGATTCCTATGGGTTATTATAGTCCTAATGATTTAATAGAAAACATGAATCCACGTGATGCAGTAACCTATGCTAATTTGGTAGAAAGCTGGACGTATTCAGATCGTGATTTGTTATGGTTAGTGGACAATCTTAAACCAGAAAGCTTCGAAGAAGTAGAGATTAAGCCAATTATTTTAAAAGATGATTTAAGGTTCGGAGTTTTATCTTATACTAAAATCTCAAACTTAAATAGAATTACAGCTAGAATAGCGATAAAACCACTAGATGGAGATAAAGGTGGAAAATATCCAAAACTTAGATACTTTTTGAATATTCTTAGAAGACTAATAGTAGCGGAAAACTATTCAGAATTATTCAGACTAACTGTTAGAGAGAGGAAAAACATCGGTCAAAAGGTTAGGAATTCACTTCTTAGTTTACAAAAAGGAGATGACTTTTCCGCTCATAACGTTTTCGAAAATTACAATCATCGTATTCTTGTTGACAGATTAAGGGCAGTTGCTGACAAATTAGATAAAAACAACAACAGAGAACAAGCACAACTATTCAGGTTAATGGCAGATGGATATGGAGTAAGTCAACTACTTGAAAATGAAAAATTCTTAACTTGTACAGCATGGAGTTGGGCAAGTTACAGTTTTAAGGGTGGACTAAAAATACCAACACCAGCAACAACGAGCGTTGAAGCCAGATGGTTTAATCATGAGTTTTTAGAAGCCCTATATCAAGAGTTAGGGTATGATCTAGATGAAATAATACACACAGTTTGGAGACTAATTCAAGCAGGTAAAAGTAATACCAATTTACTAGATACTTTGTTACCAGCACGACCTAAAGATGTAACTGTGGTAATTCAGGAAACTACAAGTGAGCCAAGTAGAACATTAAAAAGATATGAAGGAAACCCGATGCTTGAAGTAATTCCTGAACATAGCTGGGAATGTAAATATGTTCTTAACCCTGGTGCACTTAGAATAAAAGATAAAGTATATCTCTTATATAGAGCTGTTGGTGATGATGATATTTCATATATAGGGTTAGCTATAACTGATGGATATAAAGTCTTAGAAAGGTTACCATATCCTGTATTATCACCTGAAACTCCAGAGGAAAGTATGGGATGTGAAGATCCCAGATTAGTAATTGTTGAAGATGATATATATATGTTATATACAGCTTATGATGGAACTATTGCACAAATAGCAGCCGCCTCTATAAAGGTGAAAGATTTTGAAGCTGGATACTATGATAAATGGGAAAGAAAAGGTCTTGCTTTTAAAAATATTTGGGATAAAAATGCTATTATTTTCCCTGAAAGGGTTAATGGTAGTAAATATGCTATATATCATAGAATTGATCCAAGTATATGGGTAACTTATATGGATGAAGTAAAATTCCCATGTACTGAAAAACATGCTATAATCATAGGCCCACGCCCAGGTCGCATGTGGGATTCGTTGAAAATTGGAGCTGGTGCACAACCAATTAAAACTAAGTATGGCTGGTTATTAGTATATCATGGAGTAGACCATAACTATGTATATAGGCTAGGTGTTCTACTTACAGATATAAATGATCCTGAAAAGATTCTATATAGATCACCAAATCCTATTTTAGAGCCTGAAGAGGATTATGAAATAGGATTAAGTGGAGCATGGGTTCCAAACGTTGTATATACTTGTGGTGCAGTGCCCGGTACTGATAAGGAAATACTCGAAGATGATGATTTAGTATTAGTTTATTATGGTGCTGCTGATACAAGTATAGGTGTAGCTACCGGAACTGTAGCAGACATGATACCAGAAAAATTTAGAATACCTCAAATATAA
- a CDS encoding mannose-1-phosphate guanylyltransferase has translation MISVILAGGKGLRLWPESRQVRPKQLCKFIDNRSMLDHTIDRLTYAGSDKIIIITSEDLQESIESVINQRPDSHKIEVLSEPEGRNTAPAVGLALSKYATMTDEVMGIFPADHHVMDSDGFKDTLQKAIEAARKGHLATVGISPNRPETGYGYIEKTKWEIGQIPDVYEVKSFCEKPDIETAQSYLSNGKHLWNAGIYIGLVDTFVKEFENHLPDIYGRFSSGLDNYLQSYSNLPDISIDYGIAEKCKRMAVVSGNFGWCDLGSWTALSELYEPDNDQNICTGEDIIVLNSKNCIVKQQEKTVVLYGVNDLLLVETDDVIFISDKNKSQEVRSIVNNLQEQMRHDLI, from the coding sequence ATGATTTCAGTTATACTTGCTGGTGGCAAGGGTCTTAGATTATGGCCTGAAAGTCGACAAGTTCGACCTAAGCAGCTTTGTAAATTTATTGATAATCGTTCTATGTTAGACCATACAATTGACAGATTAACATATGCTGGCTCTGACAAAATAATAATCATAACTAGTGAAGACCTTCAGGAGAGTATTGAAAGTGTAATAAATCAAAGACCCGATTCACACAAAATAGAAGTTTTAAGTGAACCGGAAGGTAGAAATACTGCTCCGGCTGTTGGTCTTGCCCTTTCAAAATATGCCACTATGACTGATGAAGTTATGGGTATATTTCCAGCCGATCATCATGTTATGGATTCTGATGGATTTAAAGACACACTACAAAAAGCAATTGAAGCTGCTAGAAAAGGCCATTTAGCTACTGTAGGAATATCACCAAATCGGCCAGAAACAGGTTATGGCTATATTGAAAAAACCAAGTGGGAAATTGGACAGATACCAGATGTATATGAAGTAAAATCCTTTTGTGAAAAACCCGATATTGAAACAGCTCAATCGTACCTATCAAACGGAAAACATCTATGGAATGCCGGTATATATATCGGCTTAGTTGACACTTTTGTTAAAGAATTTGAAAATCACCTACCTGATATCTATGGCAGATTTTCTTCTGGGTTAGATAATTATTTGCAATCCTATTCAAACTTACCAGATATAAGTATAGATTATGGGATAGCTGAAAAATGTAAGCGTATGGCCGTAGTTTCAGGAAATTTTGGTTGGTGTGATTTAGGCAGTTGGACCGCTTTAAGCGAATTATACGAACCGGATAATGATCAAAATATATGTACAGGTGAAGACATTATTGTTTTGAATAGCAAAAATTGTATAGTTAAGCAGCAGGAGAAAACAGTTGTATTATATGGGGTAAATGACCTTTTGTTAGTTGAAACAGATGATGTCATTTTTATATCAGATAAAAATAAATCTCAAGAGGTACGTTCCATTGTTAACAACCTTCAAGAACAAATGCGACACGACTTAATTTAA
- a CDS encoding THUMP domain-containing class I SAM-dependent RNA methyltransferase, translated as MSKIEFIATAAFGLESIVALELKELGYNDTIVENGKVTFTANKDAIARCNLWLRSADRLLIKIGEFKATSFDELFEKNRKLPWSDWIPENAKFPVEGKSIQSQLFSVSDCQAIVKKSIVEKMKEKYKRKWFKENGPVYKVQVALLKDVVTLTIDTSGMGLHKRGYRKLSAEAPLKETLAAALVRISRWKPDRALIDPFCGSGTIPIEAAMIGRNIAPGINRTFAAESWNQIPLKIWKTAREEAKDSIDNSQPLGILGFDINKSVLDLARYHAQQVGLKNVLTFQHQSVNDLKSKYNYGYIISNPPYGERLSEKKDVEKTYAQMGKVFESLETWSYYILTAHEGFEKHFRRKANKKRKLYNGRIQCYYYQFYGPKPTVLKGPFAKKD; from the coding sequence ATGAGTAAAATAGAATTTATTGCAACTGCTGCATTTGGATTAGAATCAATAGTAGCTCTTGAACTTAAAGAACTCGGCTATAATGATACAATAGTCGAAAATGGAAAGGTTACCTTTACTGCAAATAAAGATGCTATCGCTCGTTGTAATCTATGGCTTCGATCTGCTGATAGGTTACTAATCAAAATAGGAGAATTCAAAGCAACCTCTTTTGATGAACTATTTGAAAAAAACCGAAAACTACCATGGTCTGATTGGATTCCGGAAAACGCCAAATTTCCAGTAGAGGGTAAATCTATTCAATCTCAGTTGTTTAGTGTTTCAGATTGTCAAGCTATAGTTAAAAAATCTATAGTAGAAAAGATGAAAGAAAAATATAAACGAAAGTGGTTTAAAGAAAACGGACCTGTTTATAAAGTCCAAGTAGCACTATTAAAAGATGTGGTTACATTAACTATAGATACTAGTGGGATGGGACTTCATAAAAGAGGTTATAGAAAGCTTTCAGCAGAAGCACCTTTAAAAGAAACACTAGCAGCAGCCTTGGTTAGAATTAGCCGTTGGAAGCCAGATAGAGCATTAATTGATCCATTTTGCGGTTCTGGCACTATTCCTATTGAAGCTGCAATGATAGGCCGAAATATAGCACCTGGAATTAATCGGACATTTGCTGCTGAATCCTGGAACCAAATACCTTTAAAAATATGGAAAACTGCCCGAGAAGAAGCAAAAGACTCAATAGATAATTCACAGCCACTAGGCATCCTAGGTTTTGATATAAATAAATCAGTATTAGATTTGGCTCGATACCACGCACAACAAGTTGGCCTTAAAAATGTTTTAACTTTTCAACATCAATCAGTTAATGATCTAAAATCTAAATATAATTATGGATATATAATTAGTAACCCTCCTTATGGGGAAAGACTTTCAGAAAAGAAGGATGTTGAAAAAACTTATGCACAAATGGGTAAGGTTTTTGAAAGTTTAGAAACATGGTCATACTATATTCTTACAGCACATGAAGGTTTTGAAAAACATTTTAGAAGAAAGGCAAATAAGAAAAGAAAGCTTTATAATGGTAGAATACAATGCTACTATTATCAATTTTATGGACCTAAACCTACTGTATTAAAAGGGCCTTTTGCTAAAAAAGACTAA
- a CDS encoding glycosyltransferase family 4 protein, with protein sequence MAIVNLGTYPPKQCGIATFSNDLRNSLTIHDNDVKVIAISDNSYSYQYSEEVIFEINQNQKKDYINAAHMVNRSDDIELVILQHEYGIFGGKSGQYILEFTKLLRKPYVLVTHTVLPKPERHRKQVLKQISRKASGIVCMTEQSKELLVNLYGATPEVISVIGHGVPEFKGGSQAELKEKYNLTGKQVISTFGLIGPGKGLELGIKAVKKVTQQYPDVLFLILGQTHPMLKKTEGEKYREMLEDLVEKLDLKDNVRFVNKYLTDDEIGEYLYATDIYLSPYPNKDQAVSGTLAFAVGCGRAIVATAYSYAKEVLSDNRGLMDEKIDPDNLARLMVQILSDEELKETLQNNALALGKEWTWPSIGMKYTDMFHQIINGGNRQEGYRYNYAEL encoded by the coding sequence ATGGCAATTGTTAATCTAGGAACTTATCCTCCTAAACAATGTGGTATTGCAACTTTTTCAAATGACTTACGAAACAGCCTTACTATACATGATAACGATGTAAAGGTAATTGCAATATCTGATAACAGTTATTCCTATCAATATTCCGAAGAAGTTATTTTTGAAATTAACCAAAATCAAAAAAAAGACTATATTAATGCAGCTCACATGGTTAATAGATCAGATGATATCGAATTAGTAATTTTACAACATGAATATGGCATTTTTGGAGGAAAAAGTGGTCAATATATCTTAGAATTCACTAAACTACTCAGAAAACCATATGTTTTAGTTACTCATACAGTACTACCAAAACCAGAACGCCATAGAAAACAAGTGCTTAAGCAAATATCTCGCAAGGCTTCAGGAATTGTATGTATGACCGAGCAGTCAAAAGAATTATTAGTAAATTTATATGGAGCAACACCTGAAGTAATTAGTGTTATAGGTCATGGAGTTCCAGAATTTAAAGGTGGCTCTCAAGCAGAGTTAAAAGAAAAATATAACCTTACAGGAAAGCAAGTGATAAGTACCTTTGGACTAATCGGTCCAGGAAAAGGACTAGAATTAGGCATCAAAGCTGTTAAAAAGGTAACACAACAATATCCCGATGTATTATTCTTAATTTTGGGTCAAACTCATCCAATGCTTAAGAAAACTGAAGGAGAAAAGTATCGTGAAATGCTAGAAGATTTAGTTGAAAAGCTTGATCTAAAAGATAATGTAAGATTCGTTAATAAATATTTAACAGATGATGAAATAGGCGAATATTTATATGCTACTGATATATATTTAAGTCCATATCCAAATAAAGACCAAGCAGTTAGTGGAACTTTAGCTTTTGCTGTAGGTTGTGGTCGGGCAATAGTTGCAACAGCCTATTCTTACGCTAAAGAGGTTCTTTCTGATAATCGAGGTTTAATGGATGAAAAAATAGACCCAGATAATTTAGCTAGATTAATGGTACAAATTTTAAGTGATGAGGAGCTTAAAGAAACATTACAAAACAATGCATTAGCACTTGGCAAGGAATGGACATGGCCAAGCATAGGGATGAAATATACGGATATGTTCCATCAGATAATTAATGGTGGTAATAGACAGGAGGGTTACCGATACAATTATGCAGAATTATAG